The Streptomyces sp. R28 region CGGCTCGTACGCGGAGTTGTGCGGGAGCAGCCAGACGTGGCCGTCCTCGCGCTTGAAGCGCTTGACCGTGGCCTCGCCGTCGAGCATCGCGGCCACGATGTCGCCGTTCTCGGCGACCGGCTGGCGCCGGACCGTGACCCAGTCGCCGTCGCAGATCGCGGCCTCGATCATCGAGTCACCGACGACCTTCAGTACGAACAGCTCACCGTCGCCGACCAGCTGCCGGGGAAGCGGGAAGACGTCCTCGACCGACTCCTCCGCGAGGATCGGGCCACCGGCGGCGATACGGCCGACCAGCGGGACGTACGACGCGGCGGGCTTGCCGGCGGTGTCCGTGGGCTGCACGGCGGCCTGGTCGGAGCCGCGCACCTCGTATGCGCGCGGTCGGTGCGGGTCGCGGCGGAGGAAGCCCTTGCGCTCCAGTGCCATCAGCTGGTGTGCGACCGAGGACGTGCTCGACAGGCCGACCGCCTGGCCGATCTCCCGCATCGACGGCGGATAGCCACGCCGCTGCACTGAATCCCTGATGACCTCGATCACGCGGCGCTGCCGGTCGGTGAGCCCCGAGCTGTCCGCCCGGATGCCCGGAGGTCGGCCAGGGAGGGATCGCTTGTGTCCCTCGGGATTCATGGCTTCGTTCATCGCATGCACCGGCTCGAGTCGGCCCTGGGAGCGGTCCTGGGCAGTGATGGTGGCACTGTCTGCGGTGGTGGTCACGTCGGCCCCTCTCGATGGTCTCCCTGCTGCACAACGGTAGTTGCTTTCGAAAGGTTGCGCCAAACACACGTTCGAGTGAAAAATCGCGAATCCCCAGACGCGATCATGTGTCTGGGTGTATGGCTAACGCGCTGTCCGGCGGGCAAAAGGGCCCATTGTTGTACTCTTCACCGCCAGGGTGACGACCTCGTGGGTTGTCGCCCCAGTCTGCCATCCGGCATCAGTTCAAGCCGTGACCGACCCCCATCTGTGCGGGAGTCCCACGTCCCCTCCGTGTGGCGCTCACGGTATCTCCGTATGTGCCGCAGCGATACGTCTGTGCGTTCCGGTGCGCGCGGTGCGCCGGCGTGGCCGTACGGCGCGTGTCCATCCGGGCGCGACACGCGCGTGCAGCGTGCGTGTATGAGCCAATCCCCACATGTAGTGGTTGGATTGCGGCAGCAGCCCAGAAGTTGTGGTCCCCCCGGTCTTCGGACGCTCGGAGATCGCCTATGCTTGGGGCTGCTTCGAGGGGCCCATGAGGCCCAGCGAGGCTATTGAGTCTGCTGTGAGGAGGGTTGGGAAGTATGCACTGCCCCTTCTGCAGGCACCCCGACAGTCGCGTCGTCGACAGCCGTACGACCGACGACGGCACGTCGATCCGTAGGCGCCGCCAGTGTCCTGATTGCTCCCGTCGTTTCACGACCGTGGAGACATGCTCACTGATGGTGATCAAGCGGTCCGGAGTAACCGAGCCATTCAGCCGTACCAAGGTCATCAACGGCGTGCGCAAGGCATGCCAGGGGCGACCTGTCACCGAGGACGCGCTCGCGCAGCTCGGCCAGCGGGTCGAGGAGGCGGTGCGGGCCACCGGAAGCGCCGAGCTGACCACCCATGACGTAGGGCTGGCCATACTCGGCCCGTTGCAGGAGCTCGACCTCGTCGCCTATCTGCGATTCGCCTCCGTCTACCGGGCGTTCGACTCGCTCGAGGACTTCGAGGCTGCGATCGCGGAGCTCAGGGAGGCGACGGGACGCCCGGCCGCGGACGACGACGACCGCGAAGACGGCGCAGGCACTGTCGCGGGGAGCCAGGAAGACGAGCGCGGGTCCGGAGGGGCTGCACAGGTCCCCGTGCCCGCCACCGCCGCCGACTGAGGGCGGGCCGGATCCGGTTCGGACTTCGGATCCGGTCGACAGGCGGCGACGAAAGACCTGTTGCGGGCGGCAAGCAGAGGGTGCCCGCAGCACCAGACAGAACACCGTGCCACGGGGAACATCGGGGCACTTCAGGGCGTTTTAGCCCGTACAGGGAGGCGGCATGACAGAGACGGCGAGCGGTCCGGCACGGAGTTCCCGCGCCAAGGGCACCAAGGCGACCAAGGGACTGCGTATCGAGCGCATCCACACCACCCCTGGCGTGCACCCGTACGACGAGGTGGCCTGGGAGCGCCGTGACGTCGTCATGACCAACTGGCGCGACGGCTCGGTCAACTTCGAGCAGCGCGGCGTCGAGTTCCCCGACTTCTGGTCGGTGAACGCGGTCAACATCGTCACCAGCAAGTACTTCCGGGGCGCCGTCGGCACCCCGCAGCGCGAGGTGAGCCTGAAGCAGCTCATCGACCGCATCGTGAAGACGTATCGGAAGGCCGGCGAGGACTACAAGTACTTCGCCTCGCCCGCCGACGCCGAGATCTTCGAGCACGAGCTGGCCTACGCCCTCCTGCACCAGATCTTCAGCTTCAACAGCCCGGTTTGGTTCAACGTCGGCACGCCCCAGCCGCAGCAGGTCTCCGCCTGCTTCATCCTGTCCGTCGACGACTCCATGGAGTCGATCCTCGACTGGTACAAGGAAGAGGGCATGATCTTCAAGGGCGGCTCCGGCGCCGGCCTGAACCTCTCCCGCATCCGCTCCTCCAAGGAGCTGCTGTCCTCGGGCGGCAACGCCTCCGGTCCGGTCTCCTTCATGCGCGGTGCCGACGCCTCCGCAGGAACGATCAAGTCGGGTGGTGCCACCCGCCGCGCCGCCAAGATGGTCATCCTCGACGTCGACCACCCCGACATCGAGGACTTCATCGAGACCAAGGTGAAGGAAGAGGAGAAGATCCGCGCGCTGCGTGACGCGGGCTTCGACATGGACCTGGGCGGCGACGACATTACGTCCGTCCAGTACCAGAACGCCAACAACTCGGTCCGGGTGAACGACACGTTCATGAAGGCCGTGGAGTCGGGCGGCAAGTTCGGCCTCACGTCCCGCATGACCGGCGAGGTCATCGAAGAGGTCGACGCCAAGGTGCTGTTCCGCAAGATGGCGGAAGCCGCCTGGGCCTGCGCCGACCCGGGCATCCAGTACGACGACACCATCAACCACTGGCACACCTGCCCGGAGTCCGGCCGTATCAACGGCTCGAACCCCTGCAGCGAGTACATGCACCTGGACAACACGTCCTGCAACCTCGCCTCGCTGAACCTGATGAAGTTCCTGAAGGACGACGGCAAGGGCAACCAGTCCTTCGAGGTCGAGCGCTTCGCCAAGGTCGTCGAGCTCGTCATCACCGCGATGGACATCTCCATCTGCTTCGCGGACTTCCCGACGCAGAAGATCGGTGAGAACACGCGCGCGTTCCGCCAGCTCGGCATCGGCTACGCCAACCTCGGCGCCCTGCTGATGGCGACCGGCCACGCGTACGACTCCGACGGCGGCCGCGCCCTCGCCGGGGCCATCACCTCCCTGATGACCGGCACGTCGTACAAGCGCTCCGCCGAACTTGCCGCGGTCGTCGGCCCGTACGACGGTTACGCCCGCAACGCCCAGCCGCACCAGCGCGTCATGAAGCAGCACTCCGACGCCAACGCCGTGGCCGTCCGCATGGACGACCTGGACACGCCGGTGTGGGCCGCCGCCACGGAGGCCTGGCAGGACGTGCTGCGCCTCGGTGAGAAGAACGGTTTCCGTAACTCTCAGGCGTCCGTCATCGCCCCGACCGGCACCATCGGTCTGGCTATGTCCTGCGACACCACCGGTCTTGAGCCCGACCTCGCGCTGGTCAAGTTCAAGAAGCTGGTCGGCGGCGGCTCGATGCAGATCGTCAACGGCACCGTCCCGCAGGCCCTGCGCCGCCTGGGCTACCAGGAGGAGCAGATCGAGGCGATCGTCGCCCACATCGCCGATCACGGCAATGTCGTCGACGCCCCCGGCCTCAAGCACGAGCACTACGAGGTGTTCGACTGCGCCATGGGCGAGCGCTCCATCTCCGCGATGGGCCATGTCCGCATGATGGCCGCGATCCAGCCGTGGATCTCCGGCGCCCTGTCCAAGACGGTCAACATGCCGGAGTCGGCGACCGTCGAGGAGGTCGAGGAGATCTACTTCGAGGCCTGGAAGCTGGGCGTCAAGGCGCTCGCCATCTACCGCGACAACTGCAAGGTCGGCCAGCCCCTCTCCGCCAAAACCAAGGAGAAGGAGAAGACCGAGATCACGGAGAAGGCCGAAGCCACCATCCGCGAGACGGTCGAGAAGGTCGTCGAGTACCGCCCTGTCCGCAAGCGCCTTCCCAAGGGTCGTCCCGGCATCACGACGTCCTTCACGGTCGGCGGGGCCGAGGGTTACATGACGGCCAACTCCTACCCGGACGACGGTCTCGGCGAGGTCTTCCTGAAGATGTCCAAGCAGGGCTCGACGCTCGCGGGCATGATGGACGCGTTCTCGATCGCCGTCTCTGTGGGTCTGCAGTACGGCGTGCCGCTTGAGACGTACGTCTCGAAGTTCACCAACATGCGCTTCGAGCCGGCCGGCATGACGGACGACCCGGACGTGCGGATGGCGCAGTCGATCGTCGACTACATCTTCCGCCGCCTGGCGCTCGACTTCCTGCCCTTCGAGACGCGTTCCGCGCTCGGCATCCACTCCGCCGAGGAGCGTCAGCGCCACCTGGAGACGGGTTCGTACGAGCCGTCCGAGGACGAGGTCGACGTCGAGGGCCTGGCCCAGTCGGCGCCGCGCGCCCAGGAGCTGAAGGCCGTCGCCACCCCGAAGGCCGACGCCGAGACGGCCAAGCCCGCTCCGCAGCAGGCGCACACCAGCGCCGAGCTGGTGGAGATGCAGCTGGGTATCCAGGCCGACGCTCCGCTGTGCTTCTCCTGCGGTACGAAGATGCAGCGGGCCGGTTCCTGCTACATCTGCGAGGGCTGCGGGTCGACCAGCGGCTGCAGCTGACGCCGCGGGGCCTGGCCCCGAACGTCGGGTAGCCCTTGAGTGGCCCTGACGCAAGTCACACGAGAGGGGCGCCGACCATGTGTCGGCGCCCCTCTTCGTCGTAGTATCCCCGCGAGCCCGCGAACCGACTGTCAGGACTGGCGGGTCCTGCCCATGGTCGCCGTGAACGTCGCCGGGTCGTCCTCGAAACCGTGGATGCCGGCGTGGAAGTCCCACGAGCTCGACCCTTGACGTACGAACTCCGCGACCGTGGCCGCCGTCGAGCCGAGGACACCGCCGAAGTCGTCCTCGGCCATGACGGTGTAGCCCTCGCGGATGCGCAGGGCCGGCTTGATGACGCTGACGAAGGTGCGCGTCGCGGGGCGCTGCTGGATCACGACTCCGACCAGCACGCGCGCGTACCGGCTGTCGAGCCGGTCGAGCTCCACGGTCATGACCTCGTCCCAGCCGAAGCCCTTGCCGTCCCTGCTGTCCCGGTTGAGATAGATGGTGCCGTCGGGAGAGCGGCTGTCGAAGTGCACCACATAGGCGGGATCGCCGTACGGATCGCTCGCCAGGTACGTCGCGGCGACGAGGTCCAGGTCGGTGGGCGGCTGCCCAGCGGGACTCGGGTCCCACTTGACAGAGATTTCGACTTTCTGGATCCCCTTGTTGATGGCGTTCACCAGGCTTCCCCTTCCCCGTTCCGCGTATGCCCTCTGCCCGAACTGCCCAGCAGGCAAGGCCGATTGTCCATCCTGCCACGCGCGCGGGAGCGCGCGCCGGGGAGCTCTCCTGTCGAGCGTGACCGACGCCACGCTCCGTGGCCTTACCATGGCGCGGTGCTGGTCAAGTGGATTCGCTGCACCGTGGTGGACCGCCGCGGCTTCGAGCGGGGGCAGCGAAAATGGGCGGGGCTTCTGGGGGAGCCGGGGTTTCGGGGACAGGGGGGTGGCTGGAGCCGGGGGCGGCAGGGGGTGGTGCACGTCTTCTCGTTCTGGGAGAGCCGTTCCTTCTACGACTCCTTCATGGCCCGTTCCCACGACAGGCTGGCGGCGGCCCAGTCGGGCACCTACAAGGACATACAGGTCAAACTCTTCGACTACCGCTTCGACGTGAAGACCGGCTTCGAGCCGCGCTTCACCGACGCGGACCTCGTCCGAGTGGCACACTGCCGTGTCCACGAGGAGCGCGCCGAACACTTCACGCTCATGCAGGAGAAGGTCTGGAACCCCGCGATGGCCGGTTCCCCGGGCATGATCCGCGGACTGTTCGGTGAGGCGCCCGGCCATGAGTTCCTGGTGCTGTCGATGTGGCGGTCGGCCGCGGAGCACGGCAAGTACCGCACGGAGCGTGTGGAGCGGTTGGCCCTGCGAGCCCAGACGGAGGCGGACGTCGCGGCCCTTACGGGTGACATCGTGGAGCTCGAACCGACCTGGACGGTTTGAATTCCGGACCCGTTAGACGTGCGCCTTTATGTGACTCGTGGCGCAGGAAATGTGTGACCTACGCCGTATGGAGCCCGTACGAGTGCTCGATCAGTCGTCACTCGATCTAGGGTTTCGGCATGGCACGACCACGGCGCATCGTCCTTGTCCGGCACGGCGAGTCAACGGGCAATGTTGATGACACTGTGTACGAGCGTGAACCCGACCATGCCCTGGCCCTGACCGAGCAGGGCTGGCGGCAGGCCGAGGAGACGGGTAAACGGCTGCGGGAGGTGTTCGGACGCGAGCGCGTCAGCGTGTACGTCTCGCCCTACCGTCGTACGCACGAAACACTGCGCGCCTTCCACCTGGATCCC contains the following coding sequences:
- the nrdR gene encoding transcriptional regulator NrdR, giving the protein MHCPFCRHPDSRVVDSRTTDDGTSIRRRRQCPDCSRRFTTVETCSLMVIKRSGVTEPFSRTKVINGVRKACQGRPVTEDALAQLGQRVEEAVRATGSAELTTHDVGLAILGPLQELDLVAYLRFASVYRAFDSLEDFEAAIAELREATGRPAADDDDREDGAGTVAGSQEDERGSGGAAQVPVPATAAD
- a CDS encoding YdbC family protein, whose translation is MLVKWIRCTVVDRRGFERGQRKWAGLLGEPGFRGQGGGWSRGRQGVVHVFSFWESRSFYDSFMARSHDRLAAAQSGTYKDIQVKLFDYRFDVKTGFEPRFTDADLVRVAHCRVHEERAEHFTLMQEKVWNPAMAGSPGMIRGLFGEAPGHEFLVLSMWRSAAEHGKYRTERVERLALRAQTEADVAALTGDIVELEPTWTV
- the lexA gene encoding transcriptional repressor LexA, encoding MTTTADSATITAQDRSQGRLEPVHAMNEAMNPEGHKRSLPGRPPGIRADSSGLTDRQRRVIEVIRDSVQRRGYPPSMREIGQAVGLSSTSSVAHQLMALERKGFLRRDPHRPRAYEVRGSDQAAVQPTDTAGKPAASYVPLVGRIAAGGPILAEESVEDVFPLPRQLVGDGELFVLKVVGDSMIEAAICDGDWVTVRRQPVAENGDIVAAMLDGEATVKRFKREDGHVWLLPHNSAYEPIPGDDATILGKVVAVLRRV
- a CDS encoding vitamin B12-dependent ribonucleotide reductase; amino-acid sequence: MTETASGPARSSRAKGTKATKGLRIERIHTTPGVHPYDEVAWERRDVVMTNWRDGSVNFEQRGVEFPDFWSVNAVNIVTSKYFRGAVGTPQREVSLKQLIDRIVKTYRKAGEDYKYFASPADAEIFEHELAYALLHQIFSFNSPVWFNVGTPQPQQVSACFILSVDDSMESILDWYKEEGMIFKGGSGAGLNLSRIRSSKELLSSGGNASGPVSFMRGADASAGTIKSGGATRRAAKMVILDVDHPDIEDFIETKVKEEEKIRALRDAGFDMDLGGDDITSVQYQNANNSVRVNDTFMKAVESGGKFGLTSRMTGEVIEEVDAKVLFRKMAEAAWACADPGIQYDDTINHWHTCPESGRINGSNPCSEYMHLDNTSCNLASLNLMKFLKDDGKGNQSFEVERFAKVVELVITAMDISICFADFPTQKIGENTRAFRQLGIGYANLGALLMATGHAYDSDGGRALAGAITSLMTGTSYKRSAELAAVVGPYDGYARNAQPHQRVMKQHSDANAVAVRMDDLDTPVWAAATEAWQDVLRLGEKNGFRNSQASVIAPTGTIGLAMSCDTTGLEPDLALVKFKKLVGGGSMQIVNGTVPQALRRLGYQEEQIEAIVAHIADHGNVVDAPGLKHEHYEVFDCAMGERSISAMGHVRMMAAIQPWISGALSKTVNMPESATVEEVEEIYFEAWKLGVKALAIYRDNCKVGQPLSAKTKEKEKTEITEKAEATIRETVEKVVEYRPVRKRLPKGRPGITTSFTVGGAEGYMTANSYPDDGLGEVFLKMSKQGSTLAGMMDAFSIAVSVGLQYGVPLETYVSKFTNMRFEPAGMTDDPDVRMAQSIVDYIFRRLALDFLPFETRSALGIHSAEERQRHLETGSYEPSEDEVDVEGLAQSAPRAQELKAVATPKADAETAKPAPQQAHTSAELVEMQLGIQADAPLCFSCGTKMQRAGSCYICEGCGSTSGCS
- a CDS encoding TerD family protein, with product MNAINKGIQKVEISVKWDPSPAGQPPTDLDLVAATYLASDPYGDPAYVVHFDSRSPDGTIYLNRDSRDGKGFGWDEVMTVELDRLDSRYARVLVGVVIQQRPATRTFVSVIKPALRIREGYTVMAEDDFGGVLGSTAATVAEFVRQGSSSWDFHAGIHGFEDDPATFTATMGRTRQS